A window of Rhodothermales bacterium genomic DNA:
GCGACGTTTATGCTGGCTTCGTGCCGGACGTACGGTGGTCATGGAACGGAGCAGGCTACGTATGACGAGGTGGCCCAGGTTGTCGCGACATTTGAGGCGGAGCTTGCCAGCGCTCGGAACGAGTTGCCGGCCCTGCAACAGGCTGCCGGGTCGAATGCCGCCATCCAGCCGTTTATCGGCCAGTTCGAGGCGATGATGGCGACTCACGCCGCCATGGTGGACGATCACAAGGAGCGTCTGGCCCATCTGGACGTCCGGACTGGCCCTATGGGTCGTCTTTCTCGTTCGTATCGCGACCTCAATCAGGCCCTCGGCGCGCTGGTGTCCGAGCGGCAGGAGGTAAAGATCGGCTACGAGGCCATTGCGATTGATGTACGTAGCGCTATGTTTGGCCAGGCCTTCCAGATCGAAACGCCGGCGGAGATCGGCCGCTATCAGATCGTGCCGCCATATTACGAGAAGCTCCGGTATGCGCTCGAGCGCGCCCGGTTGGACCTGGAACCGACGCTTGCGGGGTGATCGTTTCCTTTCGAGCTCGCTCCCCTTCTCTCAAATCTCCATGAATTACCATGTCAAGGCCGCCATATGGGGTATGGTGATCGGTGGGTTGTTTCCTCTCGCATTTCTGGCGCAGGCGCAGATTGCGCCCGTTAAAGACAATACAGTAAAGCCCGATAGCATGCGGCATTACGATCTCGAGGAGATCGTGGTCAGCACCCCTGGCTCGCTGCCTCAAGAAACGTATACCGTGCAGCGGATAGCCCTACGCGAGTTAGAACGGCAGAACGCCGTCGTCGTATCCGATTTCGTGCGCAGCATCCCGGCGGCATTTATCCAGACGAACTCGCGGGGCGAGTCGCTGATTTACCTGCGTAATGCCGGCGAGCGCCAGGTGGCGCTTTTTTTTAACGGCGCATCGATGAATGTGCCCTGGGATAATCGGCTGCATCTGGATATGATTCCGGCGGCTATGGTCGGGGGCATTACTATCGCCAAAGGGGTCCCGTCGATTCTCTATGGCACGAACGTGCTCGGCGGGGCGATCAACATGACCTCGCGCCGACTTGACGGCGAGGGCGACGAGACCCATGTCAACGCCCAGTACGGGAGTCTGGAAGATATCCGGATCGGAGTCGGCCATCTGTACCACAAGGGTCCCCTGCATGTGGGCGTGTCCGCCGGCTACACATCGCGGAGCGGCATTCCGCTGGCCGATCGATCGAGTGTCCCCTTCAGCCAGCCGGATGAGCGGCTGCGTACCAATACGGACCGCGAGCTGATCAATCTCTTTGGTCATGCGGACTACCGGTTCAAGAACGGCATACAGACCGGCCTCTCGCTCATGCACATCGAAGGTCAGTTCGGCGTGGCGCCCGAGAGCCACCTCGATCCAACCTCTGCGACCGTACGTTTCTGGCGTTATCCGGTATGGAATAATACGATGGCGATCGTGAATTCGACCGTGCCGATAGGCGTCGCGACCGTCCTCAAGGGCGCCTTCTGGGCGGGACAATTCGGGCAGACGATCGATCAGTTCGACTCGGTCGATTACCGACAAGTGGAGGCGCAGCAGGCGGATGTGGACCAAACGGCCGGGATGAGACTGTCGATGCTGCGGAGTTTCGGCGCTCACCAGTTGACGCTGGCGGCCAATGGCCTCACCTCTACGCACGAGGAAATCACCTCTGAACGTGACGAAACGGGGCGTTTTGTCTCCGAGAATGGGACCCAGCTGTATCGGCAACACGTTTTCAGCGCCGGCGCCGAATGGTCGTTTCGGCTTGCCGATCCGCTGATGCTGATTGCCGGCGGGAGCGTGGACGGCATCGCGACACCGCTCACGGGCGACAAGCCGGGCCGCGATCCTCTGGTGGATTACGCGATGAATGCCGGCCTCTCCTACACCTTGACTCCCTCGTGGGTGCTGCGTGCATCGGCCGGCCGGAAGGTGCGTTTCCCGACGATGCGCGAGCTCTTTGGCGAGTCACTGAACCGGTTTCTGCTCAACCCGAACTTGCGTCCGGAGTCGTCGATTGTCAGCGAGCTGGGCCTGGCAACGCAGCAGGGGGCGTTTCATGGGGAGTTTGCGGCCTTTTATTACCGTGTCCACGACACCATCGATCAACAGACGGTGGACGTAGACGGCCGGCGACTGCGGCAGCGCATCAATCTAGACGGGAGCCGTGTTGGTGGGGTAGAGGTGGCTGCCCGGTATGCGTTGAACACGTTTTGGACGATCGAGGGGCACTCCGCTCTCCTGCGCACTCGCGGCATTCAAGACGGGGAAACGACCCGGCTGACCGAAAAACCGGATGTGCTGTCAGCCCTTTCTCTAGAGTACGATACGGAGCGGGGCATCGCGTTTATGATGCAGGGCGAATACACGGGCCGGGCGTACGGTCGGAATGAAGACAACACCCTCGAGGCCTTGCCGCGGGTGCTGGCCATCGATGCTCGTGCGAGTTACGGCTTTGTCCTCCCCGGCGTCACCGGCAGGCGCGGCGAGGTGTTCATCCGGGGCGACAACCTTACCGATGCAAGCGTCCTGCCCCAACTCGGTCTTCCGGCGCCAGGTCGAACCGTTTCGGCCGGCGTGTCGCTTACGCTCTGACGGCGGGCGGCGTCCCTTACTGCGTCATGCTCTCGATGTACTGGAAGGCGTCCTGCTGATTCGAGGCGATCAGCAACTCCAGATCTTTCGCCTCCATCCCACAGGCCTGCGCCAGAACGGCCACCTCCGGAATATAGGTGAAGGCAAAATCCGGCTTGATGAGGTCCGTGGTTTCACCGGCGCGAACCAGACCCTCTCGGTACGCGCACAGCTGCTCGGACACGCCCACGCTCACCTTCAGGCTGAGCGCCAGATTGCGGAGGGCGACGTCTTCGATGTGCCCGGGGTTCAGGTAGGACTCGATCAATTCGCTAATCGGAGACGGAAGCCGCCAGTGCGTCGCTGCGATGGCGCCCAACCGGGCGTGGTCGATCCCCAGATACTTCCGCTCCATCTCCGCCGGCGGCGCAAATCCCTGTGTGTTCGATCGCCAGAGTTCGACATAGACATCCGGGTTATTGTAGAGCAACATCAGGCGGCCCACGCTGTGCAACAGGCCCGTCGTGTAGGCCGTCGCGGTGTATTGCACCTGGATCCGGCTCGCGATGAGACGCATATAGAAGCCCGTGCCCACGCTCGCCCGGATCATGTTCTCCAGCACGGCCGACTGGGCTTTCGAGGTGATGCTTTTCCGGATGCCGATGTAGCCCGAGGTCAGCACGATATTGCTCACCTCGAGAAATCCGATCATCACGATTGCCTTGCTGATGTCGTCGAAATGGCGTTGCAGGCCATAATAGGCAGAATTAATGCGCCGCAGGACAGAGGACACCACGACCGGGTCCATCTTAACGATTTCGATCAGGCGCTCGGTACTGGGCGCCTCGCTCTTGTTGGAGAGCAGGGCCGAGATCGCGGAGACCGTGCGGGACAAGGGCGGGAAGCGGAGCTCGAGGTCGTAAAGCAACTGCTCCCGCTGGTCGGCATCGTGAGGTCCAGCGTGTATCATGGGCGGGAATGGGGATACGGATGATTGGGCCGTTGGCAGGTAGGCGGATCCCGACATCTGTCTTGGAGGCCCACCCTGCTCGAATTCCAGGTATCGGTGCAAGATGGGGCGGGTTAAATGCCATTCCCGAAACAGGCGTATCCGTCTGCCGGCGCGGGTCACACCGCAATCACTGGACGATAGCTGTGCGCCACGGCCGGCGCGGCGAACATCGGCTTTGTTTGTCGCCAGACCGATTTGAAGTACGCGCTCTGGCGATAGGCATCGAGGGCTTCGACGCTTTCCCAGAGCGAATAGGTCGTGCGCACAGCCGGCGCCTCGACATCCTCGAGTAATTCAAGGCGCATACACCCTGGAAACTGGCGAATGGTGTCGCACGAAGCGGCAAACAACTCCTGAAACGCTTCCAGCGCATCAGGGCGAAGGGACAATCGAACCAGGCGAACGATCACGGAGGGCAGGGATTGGTTGAGGTAACTGGGCCACCAGAAACCGCCCGGCGTGCAGGCAGGATCCCATCAGCCACCCGGCGTCGCGCCCAGAATGCGTTGTCCGATAGCGCATTCGAGGCACCGTGCGTGCCGGCAATAGCCGCGGTAGAGCGCATGCATTCCCTGCGTGGCGAGGGCGTGTTTCGGCGTCCCCAGGGCTTCGAAGAGGGCCGTCACCCGATCGCGCTCGGGCTTGCATCGTCGAAGCAAGGCCATGCCGGCTTCCTCGAGCACGGGGTCGTCCTGCTGTTCTGCCACCAGCAGCACGGCCGGCGCGAGGGCATTGACGACGAGGCTCTCCAACCGAGGCCGGCCGATGCGCGCCGAACGCTCCCCTCGGCTCCGTTTGCCGAATCTGAAATGGGTGGTCCAGTAGGCAGACGGCGTAGACTCGAATAGCTCGGTCAGTGCCTCCATCGCCTGCGCGGACCGTGCGGCCGTCGTCAGGCGTCCAATGGGATCATGGTAGAGCCATCCATTCGGCGCCGTGAGCGCCGCGGCCTGGGCGATGCGCAGTGTGGGGAAGTTGGCGGGTCGCAACCGGAAAAACTGCCACCGGGAGCGCGCCATTGGCGCGAGATGCAGCCGGGCGTTGATCCGCTCGAAACGCTGTTCGAGGTCGACGATGGCGTCCGACGACGGGCGGTCGGACCGCGCCAGTTCGTCGGCGGCGACGGGGAGAAAGCCGGCCACGCCCAGATGTAACGCTTCCGCATCGAGGGGGGTGTCGAGCGAACGCAGGAGCGGTAGAGGCAGCCGTGAGGCCAGTTCCTCCATCGCTTCGCCGTTGGGTTCGGCGCCGAGGGCATGAAAGAGGCGGCGGTGCAGGAGCGCCTCGGTTTCAGGGCGGGTCAGGTAGGCGTTGGCGAGTTCGCTCTTGCGTTCGGTGAGGCGGTTTCGGCCCAGGCCGGCGATCCAGTCGATCGTCTCGTACGCATCGATCCGACCCCACATCGGCGCACACGGCAGCCCTCCACTTTCCAAACGGTGGAAGTCGTACAGTAGGCCCCGGAGGGAGGTCTGGAGGAGTGGAAATACTACGAGTTCAGGGAGTAGGATGCCGTCGGCCCGGCGTAGCCGGCCGGTAAACACATCCGGAAAAAGCGTGACGTGTAGGATTGTGCGATTGTAGGCCGGATCTTCCTGGTGGCCGTGCGCCTGCCAGTCGCCCGAGAATACGTGGATTTCGACGTCTCCCCGGTAGGCCTCCTCACCGAGATCGATCCGGGCATCCCTGAAATCCGGCCCGCCGTGCCCGTTGAGGAGGCCTGGGTGGAGCACCGACAGGCGCCGGCCGTCGCCGACAGCGCAGGCGCTTCTATCGAACCGTTGCTGCGCCCAGATGTCGTGCACGAGGCGTTCGGGGACACGGGCCGGCGTGCGCGGTTCATGCAAGTGCACTTCCAGGAGACGGTCGGCGTCGTGGTAGACGTAAAACGGAGTGTCGGGGCCGGTCGGATACGGGGCGTCGGCCTGGTGGGTTCGGGATTGACACATGGCGCACGAGGGCTGGGGGTGTATTCCTACTAGACAGGAAAGCCGGCCCCAGCATACCCTCGGCGTGCGGATTTTTTTAACGACCAGGGGTCAGGGGGATTGGATCTCGCGGAGGTGGTCGCGCAGGGCCGCGGCCTCGCGCGCGGCGGCGTCGGCGAAGTCGGGTCCCGACGAGGCGTAGAGGATCTGCCGGCTGCTGTTGATCAGGTTCAGCCCATACGCGTGTCCCGCGGCGTCGAGGATTTTGCGCGGGTCGCCGCCCTGGGTGCCGACGCCGGGGATCAAGAAGGGGAGTGTGGGGCAGGCGGACCGTATCGCGTGTACGGGCACGGCATTCGTGGCGCCCACGACGAGGCCGGCTTCACCGGGCAGGTCTTCGGCCCATTGCCGGGCGAGGAGCGCTGTGTGGAGGTAGATTTTTTTGCCCTCCGCCTCGAGCTCCTGGAGGTCGGCCCCGCCGGCATTCGAGGTGCGGGCGAGGATGATGGCCGCCTTTCCCGGGTAGGCGAGGAACGGCGCCACCGAGTCCCGCCCCATGTAGGGCGACACGGTGCAGGCGTCGAAGTCCATGGTTTCGAACACCGATCGGGCGTAAAATTGAGCGGAATTGCCGATGTCGCCCCGTTTGGCGTCGGCGATGGCTAGGGTGTCGGGAGGCAGGAGGGCACGGGTTTGCTGGAGGGCTTCCCAGCCGGCGGCGCCGTGGGCCTCGAAGAAGGCGAAGTTGATCTTGTAGGCGCAGGCATACGGGGCCGTCGCGGCGATGAGGGCGGCGTGGAAGGCCACGATGGCGTCGGCGGATGAGCGGCCGTCGCGTATGGAGGCCGGCAGACGGTCGATGTCGGGATCGAGCCCGATGCAGAGGAGGGAACGCTTGTTTTCCTGAATCTGGGTCAGTCTTTCCGAAAACGTCATGCGGTCGAAGCGTAGGTGGAGCCAGGATGAGGTGGGGCCGAATATACGGCGCAGGGCATCATCTTTGTCCTATCCCCGGGCGACATCGTCAGGAACCGGAGTCGAACTACCGGTGTAGTTCACGGGCCCGTGAGCCGGGTCACCCATTCGATACCCGCACATCCGACTGCATCTACAATTGTATGGCAACTCCCAGTTTAAGCTCCATGAAACATGTTTCGGCAAAAGACCGGAAGATGATTCAGGACATAGAGTCGATGATTGGCCCTGATCCTCGTGAGCTGGGCTTTGTAAAGAACCTGTTTGCCGGCCGGTTTCGTGAGGATCTCATTTTCCCGTACCCCCGTGAGAGCCGCGGCGAGCGCGAGAAGTGTGATCGCCTTCTGATCGAGCTGGAGGCGTACCTCAAAAACGAACACCCGGCTATCCTGATCGATCAGGAGGAGTACGTGCCCGACTGGTGCTTCGAGCGGCTCTTTGCCCTGGGAGTAATGGGGATGACGGTGCCGGAAGTATACGGCGGGCTCGGGCTTGGGGTCACGAGCTACAAC
This region includes:
- a CDS encoding TonB-dependent receptor → MNYHVKAAIWGMVIGGLFPLAFLAQAQIAPVKDNTVKPDSMRHYDLEEIVVSTPGSLPQETYTVQRIALRELERQNAVVVSDFVRSIPAAFIQTNSRGESLIYLRNAGERQVALFFNGASMNVPWDNRLHLDMIPAAMVGGITIAKGVPSILYGTNVLGGAINMTSRRLDGEGDETHVNAQYGSLEDIRIGVGHLYHKGPLHVGVSAGYTSRSGIPLADRSSVPFSQPDERLRTNTDRELINLFGHADYRFKNGIQTGLSLMHIEGQFGVAPESHLDPTSATVRFWRYPVWNNTMAIVNSTVPIGVATVLKGAFWAGQFGQTIDQFDSVDYRQVEAQQADVDQTAGMRLSMLRSFGAHQLTLAANGLTSTHEEITSERDETGRFVSENGTQLYRQHVFSAGAEWSFRLADPLMLIAGGSVDGIATPLTGDKPGRDPLVDYAMNAGLSYTLTPSWVLRASAGRKVRFPTMRELFGESLNRFLLNPNLRPESSIVSELGLATQQGAFHGEFAAFYYRVHDTIDQQTVDVDGRRLRQRINLDGSRVGGVEVAARYALNTFWTIEGHSALLRTRGIQDGETTRLTEKPDVLSALSLEYDTERGIAFMMQGEYTGRAYGRNEDNTLEALPRVLAIDARASYGFVLPGVTGRRGEVFIRGDNLTDASVLPQLGLPAPGRTVSAGVSLTL
- a CDS encoding HDOD domain-containing protein is translated as MIHAGPHDADQREQLLYDLELRFPPLSRTVSAISALLSNKSEAPSTERLIEIVKMDPVVVSSVLRRINSAYYGLQRHFDDISKAIVMIGFLEVSNIVLTSGYIGIRKSITSKAQSAVLENMIRASVGTGFYMRLIASRIQVQYTATAYTTGLLHSVGRLMLLYNNPDVYVELWRSNTQGFAPPAEMERKYLGIDHARLGAIAATHWRLPSPISELIESYLNPGHIEDVALRNLALSLKVSVGVSEQLCAYREGLVRAGETTDLIKPDFAFTYIPEVAVLAQACGMEAKDLELLIASNQQDAFQYIESMTQ
- a CDS encoding putative quinol monooxygenase, with the protein product MIVRLVRLSLRPDALEAFQELFAASCDTIRQFPGCMRLELLEDVEAPAVRTTYSLWESVEALDAYRQSAYFKSVWRQTKPMFAAPAVAHSYRPVIAV
- a CDS encoding DUF2851 family protein, whose amino-acid sequence is MCQSRTHQADAPYPTGPDTPFYVYHDADRLLEVHLHEPRTPARVPERLVHDIWAQQRFDRSACAVGDGRRLSVLHPGLLNGHGGPDFRDARIDLGEEAYRGDVEIHVFSGDWQAHGHQEDPAYNRTILHVTLFPDVFTGRLRRADGILLPELVVFPLLQTSLRGLLYDFHRLESGGLPCAPMWGRIDAYETIDWIAGLGRNRLTERKSELANAYLTRPETEALLHRRLFHALGAEPNGEAMEELASRLPLPLLRSLDTPLDAEALHLGVAGFLPVAADELARSDRPSSDAIVDLEQRFERINARLHLAPMARSRWQFFRLRPANFPTLRIAQAAALTAPNGWLYHDPIGRLTTAARSAQAMEALTELFESTPSAYWTTHFRFGKRSRGERSARIGRPRLESLVVNALAPAVLLVAEQQDDPVLEEAGMALLRRCKPERDRVTALFEALGTPKHALATQGMHALYRGYCRHARCLECAIGQRILGATPGG
- the pyrF gene encoding orotidine-5'-phosphate decarboxylase, which codes for MTFSERLTQIQENKRSLLCIGLDPDIDRLPASIRDGRSSADAIVAFHAALIAATAPYACAYKINFAFFEAHGAAGWEALQQTRALLPPDTLAIADAKRGDIGNSAQFYARSVFETMDFDACTVSPYMGRDSVAPFLAYPGKAAIILARTSNAGGADLQELEAEGKKIYLHTALLARQWAEDLPGEAGLVVGATNAVPVHAIRSACPTLPFLIPGVGTQGGDPRKILDAAGHAYGLNLINSSRQILYASSGPDFADAAAREAAALRDHLREIQSP